The Mytilus trossulus isolate FHL-02 chromosome 3, PNRI_Mtr1.1.1.hap1, whole genome shotgun sequence genome contains a region encoding:
- the LOC134710788 gene encoding uncharacterized protein LOC134710788 — protein MSPLISVLFLVVAAAAYDYVGSPKTVVLKHSALGDVYGIGSPSVVSYLDYSHKFHGFKISNSRFTFGGIGYKLSCDSQRFYNLWGNCWSIYHSRSVCFDRLRKQHLFNVFPGGNDFGDGAVVVKNEVYGNNYDIGVGSVVSYGDYFNKYHGFKISDSRFSYGGHAYTLKCGLQRFYNLWGNCWSSYHSRSVCFGRLRKQHLFDVYSGDYDVDNYDLGVGSVVSYGDYFNKYHGFKISDSRFSYGGHAYALKCGLQRFYNLWGNCWSSYHSRSVCFGRLRKQHLFDVYSGDYDVDGGVYGDDYDLGVGSVVSYGDYFNKYHGFKISDNRFSYGGHAYTLKCGLQRFYNLWGNCWSSYHSRSVCFGRLRTQHLFDVYSGGYDVDGGVYGDDYDLGVGSVVSYGDYFNKYHGFKISDSRFSYGGHAYTLKCGLQRFYNLWGNCWSSYHSRSVCFGRLRKQHIFDVYSGDVVYGDDYDVGVGSVVSYGDYFNKYHGFKISDNRFSYGGSAYTLTCGLQRFYNLWGNCWSSYHSRSVCFGRLRKQHLFDVYSGDVVYGDDYDVGVGSVVSYGDYFNKYHGFKISDSRFSYGGSGEQMYHLFIISV, from the exons ATGAGTCCTTTGATATCTGTGCTTTTCCTAGTGGTTGCTGCAGCAg CTTACGACTATGTCGGTAGTCCCAAAACAGTAGTTTTGAAGCATTCAGCCCTTGGTGACGTATATGGCATTGGGTCTCCGTCCGTTGTAAGTTACTTGGATTACAGCCACAAATTCCATGGATTTAAAATCAGTAACAGCAGATTTACATTTGGAGGTATAG GATACAAACTGAGCTGTGACTCACAaagattttacaatttatgGGGTAATTGCTGGTCCATATATCATAGCAGAAGTGTCTGTTTTGATCGACTTAGAAAGCAACATCTCTTCAATGTTTTCCCCGGAG gtaACGATTTTGGCGATGGGGCAGTGGTAGTGAAGAATGAAGTTTACGGTAACAATTACGATATCGGGGTAGGGTCTGTTGTAAGTTATGGTGATTACTTCAACAAATACCATGGATTCAAAATCAGTGATAGCAGATTTTCATACGGAGGACATG CATACACACTGAAATGTGGACTACAaagattttacaatttatgGGGTAATTGCTGGTCTAGTTATCATAGCAGAAGTGTCTGTTTTGGACGACTCAGAAAGCAACATCTCTTTGATGTCTACTCCGGAG aTTACGACGTTGACAATTATGATCTTGGTGTAGGTTCTGTTGTAAGTTATGGGGATTATTTCAACAAATACCATGGATTCAAAATCAGCGATAGCAGATTTTCATATGGAGGACATG CATACGCACTGAAATGCGGACTACAaagattttacaatttatgGGGTAATTGCTGGTCTAGTTATCATAGCAGAAGTGTCTGTTTTGGACGACTCAGGAAGCAACATCTCTTTGATGTCTACTCCGGAG ATTACGACGTTGACGGTGGAGTCTATGGTGACGATTATGATCTTGGTGTAGGTTCTGTTGTAAGTTATGGTGATTACTTCAACAAGTACCATGGATTCAAAATCAGTGATAACAGATTTTCATACGGAGGACACG cataCACACTGAAATGTGGACTTCAAAGATTTTACAACTTATGGGGAAATTGCTGGTCTAGTTATCATAGCAGAAGTGTCTGTTTTGGACGACTCAGGACGCAACATCTCTTTGATGTTTACTCCGGAG GTTACGATGTTGACGGTGGTGTCTATGGTGACGATTATGATCTCGGCGTAGGTTCTGTTGTAAGTTATGGTGATTATTTCAACAAATACCATGGATTCAAAATCAGTGATAGCAGATTTTCATATGGAGGACATG CATACACACTGAAATGTGGACTACAAAGATTTTACAACTTATGGGGCAATTGCTGGTCTAGTTATCATAGCAGAAGTGTCTGTTTTGGACGACTCAGGAAGCAACATATATTTGATGTCTACTCCGGAG ATGTAGTCTATGGGGACGATTACGATGTTGGTGTAGGTTCCGTAGTAAGTTATGGGGATTACTTCAATAAATACCATGGTTTCAAAATTAGTGATAACAGATTTTCTTACGGAGGTTCAG cttACACATTAACATGTGGACTACAACGATTTTACAACTTATGGGGTAATTGCTGGTCTAGTTATCATAGCAGAAGTGTCTGTTTTGGACGACTCAGGAAGCAACATCTCTTTGATGTTTACTCCGGAG ATGTAGTCTATGGTGACGATTACGATGTTGGTGTAGGTTCCGTAGTAAGTTATGGGGATTACTTCAATAAATACCATGGTTTCAAAATTAGTGATAGCAGATTTTCATACGGAGGTTCAGGTGAGCAAATGTACCACTTGTTTATCATCAGTGTTTAG